TCGTGTCCGAGGGCTTCACGCTCAAGGGTATGGACGAGGCGTACAGCGACAAGGGTCTGGATGCCTTCAACCGCCCGCGTCTCGGCGGCATCAGCGAGGTGCTTGCGCCTGAGATCGAGCGGATCACCGGCATCGAGACCCGTTCGACCGTTCTCGGGCACATCCAGCGCGGCGGCTCGCCCTCCGGCTTCGACCGCGTGCTCGCCACCCGCCTGGGGCTGAGCGCCGCCGACGCGCTCGTCGACGGCGCCTGGGGTCAGATGGTCGCTCTGCGCGGCACCGACATCGTGCGGGTGCCGTTCGAAGAGGCCCTCGGCGAGCTCAACACCGTGCCGCTGTCGCGCTACGAGGAGGCCGCAGCCCTGTTCGGCTGACCCGCCGCGCCCTGAGCGGTTCGGCATGCGCCCCTTCACCGATGTCTCACAAGATATGGGTGCGGGGCAGGCTCACCCGCCGCTTCTGAGACATCCTCCTCGTGCGTGTCACACAAGGTGCGGGTGCAGGGCGGCCCCACCCGCCAGTTCTGGGACATCCCTCTCTCATCGAGCGTGTCCCACAAGATGCGGGTGCCGGGCAGCCTCACCCGCAGGTTCTGAGACATGCGTGCGCACGTCACCGAAGTCCGGGATGCCAGCCGGCGGCGACGAGAGCCCTCGCGACCTTGTCGACGGCGATCCGAGGATCCGGACGCACGTGATGGCTGAGGATGCGCACATGATCCCAGTTCTGCCGGCGAATCGCGTCCCAGCGGTCGGCATCCTTCGCGAACTGCTCATCGGATGCATGCTGCCGGCCGTCGTACTCCGGGGCGACGCGATACTTCCGATACGCGAGGTCCAGACGCGCGATGAACGCGCCGGTCGAATCGCGCAGCTCGACGTTGAGATCCGGTTCCGGCAGTCCCGCACGCGTGAGCAGCAGCCGCAGGCGGGTCTCCTCAGGGCTCTCCGAGCCGACGCGGATCTCCTGCAGTGCGCGGACGAGTCGACCGCGCACATCACCGCCGGCGAGGACCTCCTCCCAGAGATCATCGATCGTAAGCAGTGAGTTGCGCGGGTGGACGAGGAAGTCGCCGGCGACGATGAGGTCGTCCACGCTCCAGTGAGCGACGGCCTGCCGCCACATGCGAGCGGGGTGTTCCACGGGGAGGCCCTGCACCGCCCACCGTGCCGGCTCCCGCTGTTGAAGGCGGTGGCCGATCACGCCTCGCCGTCGCGGCTGGGGATGCGGCCGCCGCACCGAGACATGCACCGCCCGTCTGGGGGCTGACGTGAAGGGCAGCGGCGTGCCCAGCAGCGCCAGACCGGTCTCGTGGCTGAAGAACTGATGCTCGGTCAATGCAGGAGCGATGCCTCTGATGTCGTCGAGCAGGACTCTCTTCAGCTCCTCCATGCGTGCTGCGGGCGTCGCATCCGTCAGGGGTGCCCTCGTCGTGAGCGCCGCAGGCGGAACCCGGACTCCTCGTGTCGGGGCGAGCAGATCCGCGGCTCTCAGGCGCGAGGCACTGACCCCGAGACGACGGGCAGTCGCCACGGCGAATGGGTCGGTGCGGAGGTTCAGTGGAAGGGGCGTCCGGTGAGACATGGCTCGATCTCAGCCCATCGCGGTGGGTCGTGGGATCCGCATTCCAGCGCCTGTGCACAACCGCGTCGATCCGCTCTCCTGTGCAGGAGGAACGCGCCACTGCGGCATGTCCGAGAAGGTGCGGGTCGTCGGCGCGGTGAGTAGCGCCTTCTGGGACATGCACCCGGATGGTGTCGCAGAAGATGCGGGTGCCGGGAACCGGCACCCGCATCTTGTGGGACATGGTGGGAATGAGGCGCGGGCCTGCAGTCGGCCGGCAGTTTCGACCGAGACACGCCGCGGGAAGACGCGCCCCTCCAGCAGGCCGGCTTCAGCCGGCGAGGCCCAGCACGTCGAGCATCCAGGCGATCTCGAACGCCCGCTCGCGCCAGGCGTTGTACCGTCCGCTCACGCCGCCGTGCCCGGCGGACATCTCGCACTTGAGGATGACGTCCTGCGCGCCGGCGTACCGCAGCGCGGCCACCCACTTGGCGGGCTCGACGTACAGCACCCGGGTGTCGTTCAGCGAGGTCATCGCCAGGATCCGCGGATAGGCGGTGCCGGGTCGGATGTTCTCGTACGGCGTGTACGTCTTCATGTAGGCGTAGACCTCGGGGTCGTGCAGCGGGTCGCCCCACTCGTCCCACTCCACGACGGTCAGCGGCAGCGACGGGTCGAGGATCGACGTCAGAGCGTCGACGAACGGCACGCTGGCGAGGATGCCGGCGAACAGCTCGGGCGCGAGGTTCGCCACCGCTCCCATCAGCAGACCGCCGGCGCTGCCGCCCTCGGCGACCATCCGTTCGGGGGTCGTCACGCCGGTGTCGACGAGGTGGCGACCGCAGGCGATGAAGTCGGTGAAGGTGTTGCGCTTGCTGAGCTCCTTGCCGTCCTCGTACCAGTGCCTGCCCATCTCTCCACCGCCGCGCACGTGGGCGACGGCGAAGACGACGCCGCGGTCGAGCAGCGACAGCCGCATGGTCGAGAAGCCGGGGTCGATCGAGTGCTCGTACGAGCCGTACCCGTACAGGTGCACCGGGCGCACCTCCCCACCCGGATCTCCGAACGAGCGCTTCCAGACCAGCGAGATCGGCACCCGCACTCCGTCGGGCGCGGTCGCCCACTCGCGACGCTGCCCGTACTCCGCCGGGTCGTACCCACCCAGCACGGGCTGCTGCTTGCGCACGTGCTTCACCCCGGTCGACGGCTCGAGGTCGAGCACGGTCGACGGCGTCACGAACGACGCGTAGCCCATCCGCAGGAACGGCGAGTGCCACTCCGGGTTGCCGCTGAAGTACGCCTCGTACAGCGGCTCGTCGAACCCGACGACGTCGAGTTCACCGGTGCGGTAGTCGAGCAGCGCCGCGTGCGGCATCCCGTCGGTGCGGAACTCCACCGTCGCGAAATCGCGGAAGCAGTCCACATCGAGCAGCCGGCGCCCGGGAGTGTGGGGGAGCAGCACCTGCCGGTCGCCCTGCGGGTCGGATGCCGCCACCGAGACGAGCTCGAAGTCCAGGGCCCCGTCATTGTGCAGGATCAGCAGTCGGTCCTCGCCGTCGACGACGGCGTGGTCGACGGCGTACTCGACTCCGTCACGACGCGGCCAGACGACCTGCGGGGCCGAGGTCGGGTCGGCGAGATCGACGAGCAGCTCCTCGCTGGTGATCTTCGATCCGAGCCCGATCACGAGGTACTTCCGGCTGCGGGTGATGCCGGCGCCCAGCCAGAACCGCTCGTCGGGCTCATGGAACAGCTTCACGTCATCGTCGGCGGGGGTGCCGATGCGGTGCAGCCAGAGGGTGTCGGGCCGCCACGCGTCATCGCGCGTGGTGTAGATCACCGACTGCCCGTCGGGGGTCAGGAACGCCTGCCCTGTGTTCTCGATCACGTCGGCGAGCCGCTCGCCCGAGCCGAGGTCGCGCACGTGCACCGTGTACAGCTCCGAGCCCTCGAGGTCGACCGACCACAGCATCCGCGAGCCGTCCTCCGACATGTCGAACGCGCCCAGCGAGAAGAACTCGTGACCCTCGGCCTCGGCGTTACCGTCGAGCAGCACCACCTCGCCCTGCACGGGGACACCCGGCTCGAGAACGGGAGGCGTCCAGACGTCGCCGATCGCCGCGGTGCGGCACTGGATGCCGTACTGCGCGCCCTCCTCGGTGCGGGCGTAGTACCACCAGTCGCCGCGACGGGTCGGCACCGACAGATCGGTCTCGAGCACCCGCGCCTTGACCTCCTGGAACACGGTCTCGCGCAGAGCGCCGAGGTGCTCGGTGCGGGCCTCGGCGTAGTCGTTCTCGGCTTCGAGGTGCGCGATCACCTCGGCATCCTCCTTCGCCCTGAGCCATTCGTACGCGTCCTCGAACGCGTCGCCGTGGTGGGTGCGGGTGATCGGACGTCGGGCCGCGGCGGGCGGCGGCATGCGGGAATCGCTCACTCCTCAACGCTAGCGGAGCGGTCCCCGCCGGGGCCGAGGGTGCGGGGTGAAGTTGACCGACGGGGACCCGGGTGGGAGGATTCAGGCGGGCCCGTTAACGGAACATGAACCCACGGTGAACTCTTCGTTCGTCACGCCGCCGCGGCGGCATCCCCTCCTGGCAATCCCAACGAAAGAGAACGGTGGAAACCGCAGCCCTCGTCGTCGTGCTGGTCATTGCGCTGGCGCTCTTCTTCGATTTCACAAACGGATTCCACGACACCGCGAATGCGATGGCGACGCCCATCGCGACCGGTGCGCTGAAGCCCAAGACCGCCGTGCTGCTCGCGGCCGTGCTGAACCTCGTCGGCGCGTTCCTGTCGACCGAGGTCGCCAAGACCGTCTCGGGCGGCATCGTGAACGAGGGCGACATCTCCAACGCTCTGCTGCCGCAGCTGATCTTCGCCGGACTCATCGGCGCCATCACGTGGAACATGCTCACGTGGCTGCTCGGCCTGCCCTCCAGCTCGTCGCACGCCCTGTTCGGCGGTCTCATCGGCGCCACCCTCGTCGGTGTCGGCGTCTCGGGCATCAACTTCGGTGTCGTGATGTCGAAGGTCGTGCTTCCGGCTGTGATCGCCCCGCTGACCGCCGGGATCATCGCCTACACGGCGACGAAGGTGGCTTACGGGCTCACGCGTCGCTATGACGGCAAGCCCGACGGGCGCTCCGGCTTCCGCTGGGGTCAGATCTTCACCTCGTCGATGGTCGCCCTCGCGCACGGCACGAACGACGCGCAGAAGACGATGGGCGTGATCACGCTCGCGCTGATCACGGTCGGCTGGCAGACCGGCGACCCGAACAGCGAGAGCTACCACAACCCCGAGTTCTGGGTGATCGCAGCCTGTGCGTTCACGATCGCGCTGGGCACCTACCTCGGTGGATGGCGCATCATCCGCACACTCGGCAAGGGCCTGACTGAGGTCAAGCCGGCGCAGGGCTTCGCGGCCGAGAGCTCCACGGCCGCCACGATCCTCGCCTCGAGCGCCCTCGGCTTCGCGCTGTCGACCACCCAGGTCGCCTCCGGCTCGGTGATCGGATCGGGCCTGGGCCGCCGCGGCGCCAGCGTGCGCTGGCGCACGGCCGGGCGCATCGCGATCGGCTGGCTGCTCACCCTTCCGGCCGCCGGCGGTGTCGGTGGCCTCGCCGCACTGATCGTCGTCTGGCTGGGCGGCTGGGGCGTCGCGATCGACGCCGTCCTAGCTCTGATCGTGATCTTCGGCCTGTTCCTGCGCTCCCGCCGGGATGCCGTCACGCACGCCAACGCGATGAGCGACGTGGCCGCGTCCGGTCACGCCGTCGACCTTCCCGACGTACCTGGTCCGACCCGTCGCACCAGCCGCATCGAGCTGATGCGCGCGCTGGAGCGCGCCGAGCGCAAGGCCGATGAGGCTGAGCGTGCGGCACGTCGCGCCAAGAAGCTCAAGAAGGCGGGCGGCTCGCCCAGCGAGGTCAAGGCCGCGCGCAAGGCCGCCGAGAAGGCGGCGCAGAAGTATCAGGATGCCGAGAAGGCGGCGCAGGAGTGGGAGACCCTCAGCGCCAGCCGACGCGCGCGGGCCAAGCTCGCCGAGTGGGATCTCGCGATCGACGAGCAGGAGGACGCCCGATGAGCGTGGTGATCGACTGGGGCGCATTCCTGAACGTGTTCCTCGCCGCGATGATCGGCGCCGTCGCGACCGTGGTGTTCTACGCCCTCGGTCTGCGGATGCTGGTGCGCGCCGGTCGCGTGCCCGTCGTGACGCCGGCGGAGTTCACCGACGCGATCACCGTGCTCTCCGACAAGGAGATCCGCCGTGCGGAGAAGGCGGCGGCGAAGGCCGCACGCAAGAGCCCGCTGAGCGAGGGGCAGAAGACGCTGGCGTTCGGCGCGGCGATCCTCTTCTTCGTACTGTGCGGCGCGGCCGTGCTCGGCGGCATCCTACTCATCGTCATCGGCTTCTGATCGCGACGCACCGTCGGACGCGTCCGACGGCGGCGCAGCGCACGCACGCCGCCCCGGTCGCGCGTCATCGTGGATGTCGTCGTCCGGCCGTAGGCTGAGCGCATGGTCGATCTGCCCGTCTTCGGGCGCCACCAGCCGGCGTCCCACACGATCATCCACCTCAGCGACCCGCATTTCCTGGCCGACGGCGCCAGGCACGCCGGTGGCGCGGACAGTGAGGGGAACTTCGACCTCACGCTCGCGAGCGTCAGCCGGGTGCATCCGCATCCGTCCGCGATCGTCGTCACGGGAGACCTGACCGATCTCGGCGAGCCCGACGCCTACCGGCGTCTGCGCGCGGCGCTCGAGCCGGTGGCGGCGCAGCTGGGCTGCCCGATCATCTGGGTCGCGGGCAACCACGACGAGCGCCCCGCGCTGCGCGAGGGACTGCTCGACGGGCCGCCCACCCAGGATCCGGTGACAGGGGTGTGGGATCTCGACGGTCTGCGCCTGATCGCGCTCGACACGAGCATCCCCGGTTGGCATCACGGCGATGTCGACGAGCAGCAGCGCGAGTGGCTGGCCGGCGTGCTGTCCGAACCGGCTCCGCACGGCACGCTGCTGGCGATGCACCACCCGCCCCTGCCGGCGCACGTGCCGCTCTTCGACATCCTCGAGCTGCGCCACCAGGATGAACTGGCCGAGGTCATCCGCGGCACCGACGTGCGCGGCATCCTCGCCGGGCACCTGCACTACTCCTCATCCGGGATGTTCGCGGGCGTGCCGGTGAGCGTCGCCTCGTCGACCTGCTACACGATGAACCTCGGCAGAGCGGCCACCGAGGTCAACGGGATGGATGCCGCCCAGTCGTTCCAGCTCGTCCACGTGCGCCCCGAGACGATCACGCACACCGTGGTTCCGGTGGCCGATGCGCCCACCGGCGACTACTTCAGCGAGGAGTGGCTGCAGCAGATGGCGCGGCTGTCGCCGCAGCAGCGACTCGAGGTCTTCTCCCGCAAGCCGCCCGTGGCGCAGGCGTAGACTGGTGGCATCCCCCGAGTACTGATCGCCACTACCCACAAGGATGTGACATGGCCGTTGACGCGCCTGCCCTGACCCGTATTGAGACCGACTCGATCGGAAGCCTCGAGATCCCCGCTGACGCGTACTACGGCGTCCACACGCTGCGGGCCGAGCAGAACTTCCCGATCACGAAGAGGCCGATCTCCGTCTACCCCGACCTGATCCGGGCCCTCGCGATGGTCAAGCAGGCCAGCGCCCGCACGAACCGCGAGATCGGCGTGCTCGACGAGGTGCGCGCAGACCTCATCGACCGCGCTTCGCAGCGCGTCATCGACGGTGAGTTCCACGACCAGTTCGTGGTCGGCGTGATCCAGGGCGGCGCCGGTACGTCGACGAACATGAACGCCAACGAGGTCATCACGAACATCGCGCTCGAGATGGCCGGGCGTGAGAAGGGCGACTACGCGTACCTATCGCCGATCGACCACACCAACCGCAGCCAGTCCACCAACGACGTGTATCCGACGGCCGTGAAGATCGGCCTGTCGCTGAACCTGCGCTCGTTGCTCGACGAACTCGACCTGCTGCGCCGGTCGTTCCTGGGCAAGGCGGGGGAATTCCACGACATCCTCAAGGTGGGGCGCACCCAGTTGCAGGACGCCGTTCCGATGACGCTCGGTCAGGAGTTCCACGGCTTCGCCACGACGCTCGGCGAGGACCACAGCCGGCTCACCGAGAACGCCTCGCTGCTCACCGAGATCAACATGGGCGCGACCGCCATCGGCACCGGCATCACCACGCACCCCGACTACGCGGCGACAGTGCTGCGCCACCTGCGCGAGATCAGCGGGCTGAACCTCAGCACCGCCAGCGACCTGGTCGAGGCGACCAGCGACACCGGCGCCTTCATGTCGTTCTCGGCATCACTCAAGCGCAACGCGATCAAGCTGTCGAAGATCTGCAACGATCTGCGTCTGCTGTCGTCCGGTCCGCAGGCGGGCTTCGGCGAGATCAACCTGCCCGCCATGCAGGCCGGCTCGAGCATCATGCCGGGCAAGGTCAACCCGGTCATCCCCGAGGCGGTCAACCAGGTCGCCTTCGCGGTGGCGGGCGCCGACGTCACGGTCACCATGGCGGTCGAGGGCGGGCAGCTGCAGCTCAACGCCTTCGAGCCGGTGATCGCGCACTCGATCTTCCAGTCCATCACCTGGATGCGCCAGGCCATGTGGACGCTGCGCGTGAACTGCGTCGACGGCATCACCGCCAACCGCGAGCGTCTGGGCGCCATGGTCGGCGCCTCGGTGGGCGTCGTCACCGCGCTCACGCCGTTCATCGGCTACGCGGCCTCGGCGGCACTCGCGAAGACCGCGCTGCTGACCAACCGCAACATCGCCGACCTCGTCGTCGAGGCCGGCCTGATGTCGCGCGAAGAGGTCATGAAGCAGATCTCGCCCGCGCGGCTGTCGGGCCTCGAGGCCGTCACCTCGGTGATCCCGGTGATCGCCGCCGAGGACCTTCCGGAGAACTGATCCCCACGCCCACGAGCTGCGTCCTCACAGCACAGAAGGCGGATGCCGTACGGCATCCGCCTTCTGCATGTCCGGCGCCCGCGGGCGCGGGGATCAGTCCAGAATGCGGCAGTGCGTGGTGAGCTCTCCGATGCCCGCGATCCCGACCGTCACGGTGGAGCGGTCGCGCAGGAAGATCTGCGGGTCGCGGGAGTAGCCGGCACCACCGGGGCTGCCGGTGGAGATCAGCGTGCCAGGCAGCAGCGTGACCGAGGTCGACAGGTGCGCGATGAGGGTGGCGACGGAGCGCACCATCTGGCCGGTGCTGGCGTCCTGCACGGTGTGACCGTCGACGACGGCCCAGATGTGCAGATCCTGCGGGTCGGGGATCTCGTCGGCGGTCACGACGACCGGGCCTGTCGGCGTGAAGCCGTCGAAGGACTTGCACCGCGACCACTGCGCCTCGGCGAACTGGATGTCGCGCGCGGTCACGTCGTTGACCGCCGTGTATCCCCAGACCGCGTCGAGGGCGTTCTCGGCGGTTACGTCCTTCGTCGGCCGCCCGATGATGACCCCGAGCTCGGCCTCGTAGTCGATCGACTCGCTGAGACTGCGGGGCCAGCTCGTGGTGCGGCCGTGGCCGGTGAGCGAGTTGGGCCACAGCGTGAAGACGGTCGGGGCGGTGTCGGTCTTCAGCCCGAGCTCGCTGGAGTGGGCGGAGTAGTTCAGGCCGACCGCGAGGATCGCGGGCGGGTCGATGACGGCGGAGTCGAACCCGAACCCGTCCAGCGGATGCCGTGGGGCGGACGCCTCGCCGACGGCGGCGCGGACGCGGTCGAGCAGGTCGTCGCCACCCTCGATGAGCTCCTGCAGGGTGCGCGGGGCGGGGGAGAGGAGGTCGCTGACGAGGATCGCATCCTCGCCGTCGATGACCGCGAGGTGGAGGGAGTCGGTGTCGCTCGCGCGCAGATGGGCAAACCGCATGCCCTCTACGCTACCGGCAGGCATGCCGGAGCGCGGCGAGGCTCCCTCTAGGCTTTCCCTATGAGCTTTGGAGGACAGCCCCCGGCAGACGCACCGCCGCCTCCCTCGGGGCCGCCTTCCCGGCGAGCAGGGCGGCCTGCCCACGGCATCCGGCCGCAGCCGATCTACGGGCGGCCTCCGCAGCCCTTCCACGACAGGCCTCCCCAGCCCGCGTACGGCGCGCCCTCGGCGGCGGGAGCACCGCACGGCTCTGCGGCGACCGCATCCGTGTTCCCGGCGACCGGTTCGCATCCCGCGCCGGTGCCGCCGTCTCCGGCGCCGGCGATTCCGGCGCTGCCCATGCCGGTGCGGAAGGGCCGCTCGGTCTCGATCTGGATGTTCGGGGTGCTGGGCTTCGCGCTGATGGCCCTGGTCGCCTACTTCGCGCTGTTCCTGGGCGCGGGCGCCTCGGTGGTGGGGCTGGTGCTGGCGTTCATCCCGCTCGGGATCGTGCTGTTCGGGGTGCGCCTGATCGATCGCTGGGAACCCGAGCCGCGCAGTCTGGTGATCTTCGCCCTGGCGTGGGGCGCGGTCGTGTCGGTCGGCATCACGCTGCTGTTCGACCTGATGCTGAGCTTCGCGGTCGGTTCGCGGGACGCCATGTTCAGCGGACTGGTCCAGGCGCCGGTGGTCGAGGAGATCGCGAAGGGCGCGGGCGTGCTGCTGGTGTTCGCGATCGGGCGGCGGGCGTTCGACGGCCCGGTGGACGGCGTGGTCTACGGCGCCCTGGTCGGAGCGGGCTTCGCGTACACCGAGAACATCCAGTACTTCGGCATCAGCCTCGTCACCGGCGGGGCGGGCGAGCTCACCGTCACCTTCATCCTGCGCGGCCTCGTCTCGCCGTTCGCGCACGCGATGTTCACCGCATTGACGGGCTTCGCGATCGGGCTCGCCGTCCGCCGCGGTGCCACCGGCGCTGGGGCCTTCGGCGCGGGATCGGTCGGCGTCGTCGGCGCGATCGTGCTGCACGCCTTCTGGAACGGCTCGTCGCTGCTGGGTGACTTCCTGCTGCTGTACCTGACCACGCAGGTGCCGCTGTTCCTCGCGTTCATCATCGCGATCGTGCTGCTGCGGCGCGAGGAGGCGCGTCTGACGCAGCTGCGCCTGGGCGACTATGCGGCGGCAGGCTGGTTCACCCCCGAGGAGGTCGTCATGCTGGCGACGCCCGCCGGGCGTCGGGTGGGGCTGCAGTGGGCGGCAGGGCTGCGGGGTGACAGGAGAGTGCTCATGCGCTCGTTCATCCGTGACGCGACGACCCTCGCCGCTGTGCGGCAGCGGGCGATCAACGGCCACGATGCCTATGCGGCGGCGGATGAGCACGCGCTGCTGCTGCGCACCCGCGCGACCAGGGCGCAGCTGCTGGCCTACTGAGCCGGATCGGCGCTGCTTGACAGGCGACCGAGACCGCCGCGGACAGACTCAGCGCCCGGTGCTGCGGCGATGCCTGCGAGTCTCCCGGGCGCTGAGTTGATCTACTGACTAGGGTGCCCCTGACCTCGGCGGAAGTCAAGAGCCGGACGGCTGTGAGGTGTCAGATGCTCTCGACGATCACGTCGAGGGCCACGCCCTCGCACGCGATGCGGGGCAGCTCGGCGAGGCGGCTGCCGCGTACCGAGTCGCCGGTCGCGCACCGCGGGTCGGTGGAGACCACCACGCGGCCGACGCCGTTGACGAGGGTCACCTGCTGGCCGAGAGCCGCGAAGCGCGGGGTCAGCTCGCGCTCGACCTCGGAGACCAGCAGATCCAGTCCCGCGACGCCCAGCTGTGCGCCGTCGGCGGTGATCGCGGGGACGGCGATCGTGATGGTGTACTCGTCGCTGCAGAGGTAGTCGACGTAGGGACCGGCCACGTGAGGGAGCCGGGTGCTCATCGGCACGCGGAACCACTCCAGTTCGCTGTAGTCGATGTGCTCCTTGTTCACCGTCTGCGAGGCGAGTACGAGCTTGCGCCGGTCGGAACCCTGCCACCAGGCGAGGTGTCCGCGTGCGTCGGCGAGCAGGTCGATCGCGGCGATGAAGCCGGCGCCGTACACCGGGGCATCGGAAAGGTCGAGGGTGCGCAGCGCGTAGGGCTCGACGACGGCGTCGAGCTTCGCCCTCGTGAGCGCGCCTGCGGCCAGCAGCCCTGCGAGCTCCTGCGCACAGGGTGCGACCCATTCCAGCAGGGTGCGGATCGGGGATCCGAAGTAGTCCTGCACGATCTGCGCGGCGCCGGCCGGCGCCGCCGTGGTGGTGATTGTGCTCATCGCGTCCTCCTGTGCACGTCGATGGGTGCGGTGTTCATACAGGGCTCTCGGGTGAGCCCTGCAGGCTGATCAGCGCGTCGATGACGTCGGTGACCATGTTCTCGGTGCGCCGCGCCGCCTCGTCGGGGTCGCCCGACTCCACTGCGGTGATGATGCGGACCAGGCTCGCGGTCTGTGCGCGCACGCCCTCGGCATCCGGGCCCGCCAGCCGCAGGTACGGCGAGAACTCGGCCTGGAGCTTCATCTGCTCGCGGGTCAGACGCGCCGACTGGCTGAGCGAGACGAGCTCGACCTGCACGTCGTCGAGTACACGGCGCTGCTGGTCCTGGTCGAGATCCTCGAGCCGTTCGAGCCTTTGCAGCACGCGGCCGATCTCGCTGGGGTCCGCGCGCCGCGCGGCCAGCCGCACCGCGGCGGCGGTGATGGCGGCGTAGTGCGCACCCATGTCGCGCAGCGTGATGCGCGAGGTGCGGGCGAGCTCGGCACGGGCGAAGGCGAGCGGATCGGCGTCATCGACGACGAAGCTGCCGCCGTTGCGCCCGCGCCTGGTCACGATCAGACCGCGTCCGCGCACGGTCAGCAGCGCCTCGCGCACGGTGACGGGCGCGACGCCGAAGCTGCGGGCGAGCTCGGATTCGGAGGGGAGGCGCTCTCCGGCGCGCAGATGACCGCGATGGATGGCATCGACCAGGCGGCGCTCCACCAGTTCGGCGCGGCCCTCGTCGCCGATCGGCTGGAACAGCGCGCCGTGCAGTCGGTGGGGCTGACGGGCGCGCCGTGCCGCTGCCGCCACGGGCGGTGCGTCGGAGATCGTCTCCGTCGGCGATGTCAGCGGATCCATACCGGGATTCTCGCACTTCCGACGACTTCGCGGAAAGACTTGAAATATGTCCTACGGTTTTATATGTTTAAGCCCACCTTCGAATTCGACGATGATCGAGGAGCACGACGATGACGACTGCCGCACCCACCTCGCCCGATGCGAGGAGCGCGACCGACCAGCAGGGGAGCGTCTCCCTGCAGGGGCTCTCGAAGTCCTTCGGCGACTTCACGGCCGTGCGCGATCTCGATCTGCACGTGGCACCGGGGGAGTTCCTCTCGATGCTCGGGCCCTCAGGCTCGGGCAAGACCACCGTGCTGCGGATCATCGCCGGCTTCGAGGAGGCCACCTCCGGAACCGTGCGCCTCTCCGGCGTCGATGTCACGCGCACGCCGCCCCACGCACGTGACGTGAACACCGTCTTCCAGGACTATGCGCTCTTCCCGCACATGACCATCGCCGACAACGTCGGCTACGGGTTGCGTGTGCGCGGCACGAGCAAGGCCGACCGCGTCGAGCAGGTGCGGCAGTCGCTCGAGCGCGTGCGTCTCGACCACGTCGCCGATCGCCTGCCGCATCAGCTCTCCGGCGGGCAGCGGCAGCGCATCGCGCTGGCCCGCGCGCTCATCCTGCGTCCGCAGGTGCTGCTGCTGGACGAACCGCTCGGCGCCCTCGACAAGCAGCTGCGCGAGCACATGCAGATCGAGCTGAAGCGCATCCAGCGCGAGGTCGGGATCACCTTCGTCTTCGTCACGCACGATCAGGAGGAGGCGCTGACCCTCAGCGACCGCGTCGCCGTGTTCAACAACGGCCGGATCGAGCAGATCGGCACCGCCCGCGAGGTGTACGAGGAGCCCACGACCGAGTTCGTGGCACGCTTCCTGGGGCTGTCCAACCTCATCTCCGCCGACCTGGCGCATGAGCTCACGGGTGACCGTCGCGCGATGAGCATCCGTCCCGAGCGGGTGCGGATGCTGCCCGCCGACGACGACCTCGCCGCCGGCGAGGTCGGACTCGCCGGCACGATCGGCGAGACCGTGTACACCGGTCCGTCGACCCGCTTCCTCGTCACCACGGATGCCGGTGTCGACATCCTCGCCGAACGGCCCAATGCCCATCACGACGGCGCCGCAGCCGCGCACCGCGGCGACCGTGTGCGCGTGGCGTGGAACCCCGCGCACGCTGCCCGCCTCCCCTGACCGACCCCGGCCCACCCGGCCACCCTGCCCCCTCACCCGCCACCCTGGCACTCACCCGCACCACCCCTCACCCGCACCACCGTGAGATCACAAAGGAGAGATCACATGAAGAA
This is a stretch of genomic DNA from Microbacterium sp. YJN-G. It encodes these proteins:
- a CDS encoding ABC transporter ATP-binding protein, whose product is MTTAAPTSPDARSATDQQGSVSLQGLSKSFGDFTAVRDLDLHVAPGEFLSMLGPSGSGKTTVLRIIAGFEEATSGTVRLSGVDVTRTPPHARDVNTVFQDYALFPHMTIADNVGYGLRVRGTSKADRVEQVRQSLERVRLDHVADRLPHQLSGGQRQRIALARALILRPQVLLLDEPLGALDKQLREHMQIELKRIQREVGITFVFVTHDQEEALTLSDRVAVFNNGRIEQIGTAREVYEEPTTEFVARFLGLSNLISADLAHELTGDRRAMSIRPERVRMLPADDDLAAGEVGLAGTIGETVYTGPSTRFLVTTDAGVDILAERPNAHHDGAAAAHRGDRVRVAWNPAHAARLP